The DNA sequence GATCTGGCCGACGGGCTGGGCGTGGTCGGCTTCCAGCGCGAAGCCGTAGTCGAGCAGCTTCCCGGCCTGGTCGACGACCTTGGTCGGCTTCTGCTCGGCCCGCAGCATGACGACGGCGAGCCGCTTGCCCTTCTGCTGCGCCGCGCCGACGTAGGTGTGGCGGGCGTCGTCGGTGAAGCCGGTCTTGCCGCCGAGGAAACCCGGGTAGACGCCGAGCAGCTTGTTGTCGTTGAAGACCGGGATGGCCGGCTTGCCGCCGGTCGCCGGGATCTCGAAGTTCTTCGTCGCGACGGCCTTCGCGAACTCCGGCTGCTTCATCGCGTAGTGGAAGATCAGGCTCAGGTCGTAGGCCGACGTCGACATGCCCGGCCCGTCCAGCCCCGACGGCGTCGCCGCGCGGGTGTCGAGGGCGCCGACGCGGACGGCCATCGCGTTCATCTTCGTCACCGCGGCGTCGACCCCGCCGAGCGCCGTGGCGAACGCGTGGGCGGCGTCGTTGCCGGAGTGCATCAGCAGGCCGTGCAGCAGCTGGTCGACGGTGTAACTCCCGCCGGCGACGATGCCGACGCAGGTGCACTCCTGCTCGGCGTCCTCCTTCGTCGCGACGAGCACCTGCTCCGGCTTGAGCTGGGTGACGACGACGAGCGCGAGCAGCGTCTTGATCAGCGACGCCGGCCGCTGCCGGGCGTGCGGGTCCTTCGCCGCGATGACCGCGCCGGTGTCGAGGTCCTGCACCAGCCAGGACGCCGCGGTGTTGCCGTCCGGCGGGTTGAGCGCGCCATCCGGGGTGATGAGGCCGCACTCGGCCAGCCGCGGGCCGCCGACGGGGGCGGCGGGCACGGCGAGCGGCTGCGGCGCCACCCGTCCGGGCGCCGGCTTCTCGGACGTGTCGACCGCGGGCGGCGGCGCTTGGTGGTTCGCGCACTGCGCGCCCTGCGGCGGCGCGGCGGCCGCGAGGACCGGCGTGCTCAGGGCCAGCAGACCGGCGGTGAGCGTCGTCGTGAAGACCTTGAGCGACCGGGAGACAACAGAGTGCACCCACGCAATCTAGCGCCGATGCGGCCCGCGCATACTCAGGGGCATGCGGATTTCCAAGCGCACCTCGATGTTCCTGCTGGCCTTCGGCGTGTGGTCGTGGATCATCTGGATCACCTTCGCCAAGAACCTGTGGGCGAGCGACCAGTCCTGGACGCCGGACGGCTCGCCGACCGCGTACTTCGTGGTGCACGCGGTGCTGACGGTCGTGTCGTTCGTGCTGGGCACGCTCATCGGGATCCTGGGCTGGCGCGGCGTCCGGGCGTCGCGGGTCGCCGCCTGAGGGTTGTCCACCTTTGGTCGGTGGCGCCCGGTTTCGGGCTGGCTTAGGTTGGCGCCACCGAATCATGGAGGTGGAATGTCCCGTTTACGCCGAATGGCGGCTCCGCTGGCGCTGGTCGTCGGAGGTGGCCTGCTGGCCGCCGCGCCGGCCGCCGAGGCCGCCCCGGTCGCCTGTGACACCACGAGCACGGCCTACACGTACGTCGTGACCTACCAGCCGGGCACGCGCGCGTCGGCCGTCGACAAGGAGCTGGCCGCGAAGTGCGGCACCAAGGTGGCGTACTACGGCGAGATCGGCGTCGCGATCGCGAGCTCGCGCAACGCGGACTTCCAGCAGAAGATCGGCGTCTACCGGGCTTACTCGGGCGGCAAGGACGTGGCTTCGGCCGGTGCCGCCCGGTCCTCGTTGGGGGCGGTCCGGACGCTGGAGGACACCCAGTCGGTGGCCGCCGCGGGTGACCTGTCGGCGCAGCAGTGGGACATGAAGGCGATCCACGCGCCGGAGGCGAACAAGAAGTACCAAGGCAGCCGTTCGGTGACGGTCGGCGTCCTGGACTCGGGCATCGACGCTTCTCACCCGGCTCTTAAGGCGGCCGTCTCGCCTTCGGAGTCGGCGGGCTGCATCACGGGCGCCCCGGACCTGACGCCGGCGTCATGGGCCCCGACGACGTCCGACCACGGCACGCACGTGGCGGGCACGATCGCGGGCAAGGACCCGGCGGCGGGCTTCACGGGCATCGCGCCGGGTGTTCGTCTGGCCTCGGTGAAGGTGGTCAACGACGAGGGCTACATCTTCCCGGAGTCGGCGGTCTGCGGCTTCGTCTGGGCGGCGAAGCACGGCTTCCCGGTGACGAACAACAGCTACTACATCGACCCAGGCATGTTCTTCTGCTCCCGCGAACCGGGCGACGCGGCGGCGTACGAAGCGGTCCGCCGCGCGATCACCTACTCGACGCACCACGGGGTCTTGAACGTCTCGGCGGCGGGCAACTCGGGCTTCGACACGACGTCGCAGACCACGGACCCGAACCGCCCCCACCCGGTGGACAAGTCGTGCGGCATCTTGCCCAAGGCGATCGACGGGGTAGTGACGGTGTCGTCGGTGGGCTACGCGGGCACGAAGTCGTCGTTCAGCAACTACGGCTCGATCGACGTCACGGCCCCCGGCGGCGACTTCTCGCAGACCCCGCCCGCCGGCGCGGGCCCGTCCTGCCCGCTGTCGTCAACGGTCTTCGGCGGCCAGTACGGCTCGAAGTGCGGCACATCGATGGCCTCCCCGCACGCGGCGGGCGTCGCGGCCTTGCTGGCTTCGCGC is a window from the Amycolatopsis sp. NBC_00355 genome containing:
- a CDS encoding D-alanyl-D-alanine carboxypeptidase family protein is translated as MHSVVSRSLKVFTTTLTAGLLALSTPVLAAAAPPQGAQCANHQAPPPAVDTSEKPAPGRVAPQPLAVPAAPVGGPRLAECGLITPDGALNPPDGNTAASWLVQDLDTGAVIAAKDPHARQRPASLIKTLLALVVVTQLKPEQVLVATKEDAEQECTCVGIVAGGSYTVDQLLHGLLMHSGNDAAHAFATALGGVDAAVTKMNAMAVRVGALDTRAATPSGLDGPGMSTSAYDLSLIFHYAMKQPEFAKAVATKNFEIPATGGKPAIPVFNDNKLLGVYPGFLGGKTGFTDDARHTYVGAAQQKGKRLAVVMLRAEQKPTKVVDQAGKLLDYGFALEADHAQPVGQITYQAPAATPEGGEPTILPDGSTATNSGTSTSAAAKDDPFGVTGWIITLVVFLIIVGAFVVGHQRKKAAGN
- a CDS encoding SCO4848 family membrane protein, producing MRISKRTSMFLLAFGVWSWIIWITFAKNLWASDQSWTPDGSPTAYFVVHAVLTVVSFVLGTLIGILGWRGVRASRVAA
- a CDS encoding S8 family peptidase; translation: MSRLRRMAAPLALVVGGGLLAAAPAAEAAPVACDTTSTAYTYVVTYQPGTRASAVDKELAAKCGTKVAYYGEIGVAIASSRNADFQQKIGVYRAYSGGKDVASAGAARSSLGAVRTLEDTQSVAAAGDLSAQQWDMKAIHAPEANKKYQGSRSVTVGVLDSGIDASHPALKAAVSPSESAGCITGAPDLTPASWAPTTSDHGTHVAGTIAGKDPAAGFTGIAPGVRLASVKVVNDEGYIFPESAVCGFVWAAKHGFPVTNNSYYIDPGMFFCSREPGDAAAYEAVRRAITYSTHHGVLNVSAAGNSGFDTTSQTTDPNRPHPVDKSCGILPKAIDGVVTVSSVGYAGTKSSFSNYGSIDVTAPGGDFSQTPPAGAGPSCPLSSTVFGGQYGSKCGTSMASPHAAGVAALLASRFRGIPPQLLSRFLTGEADPVACPTAEATCSGPTRDNSYYGHGLVNALDAVR